A genomic segment from Streptomyces sp. NBC_00459 encodes:
- a CDS encoding HU family DNA-binding protein, which translates to MNKAQLVEAIADKVGGRQQAAEAVDAVLDAIVRATVSGDRVSVTGFGSFEKVDRPARYARNPQTGERVRVKKTSVPRFRAGQGFKDLVSGSKKLPRGGEVAVKKAPKGSLTGGSAAATVKKAAAKKATTAKKATAAKKTVAKKATPAKKTTATAKKTTAKKTTATAKKTTAKKTTATAKKTAAKKAPAAKKATAATKAPARKSAARTTTAKKATARTK; encoded by the coding sequence GTGAACAAGGCGCAGCTCGTAGAAGCCATTGCGGACAAGGTCGGTGGCCGTCAGCAGGCCGCCGAGGCGGTCGACGCGGTCCTGGACGCCATCGTCCGCGCGACGGTCAGCGGGGACCGGGTCTCGGTCACCGGCTTCGGATCCTTCGAGAAGGTCGACCGCCCGGCCCGTTACGCCCGCAACCCGCAGACGGGTGAGCGGGTTCGGGTCAAGAAGACCTCCGTCCCCCGCTTCCGTGCGGGCCAGGGCTTCAAGGACCTGGTGAGCGGCTCGAAGAAGCTCCCGCGTGGCGGCGAGGTCGCGGTCAAGAAGGCGCCCAAGGGCAGCCTGACCGGCGGCAGTGCTGCCGCAACGGTCAAGAAGGCCGCGGCGAAGAAGGCCACCACCGCCAAGAAGGCGACGGCCGCGAAGAAGACCGTGGCCAAGAAGGCGACGCCGGCGAAGAAGACGACGGCGACGGCGAAGAAGACCACGGCCAAGAAGACCACGGCCACGGCGAAGAAGACCACGGCCAAGAAGACCACGGCCACGGCGAAGAAGACCGCCGCGAAGAAGGCCCCGGCGGCCAAGAAGGCGACGGCGGCGACCAAGGCCCCGGCCCGCAAGTCGGCGGCTCGCACCACCACCGCCAAGAAGGCCACCGCCCGCACCAAGTAG
- the cofC gene encoding 2-phospho-L-lactate guanylyltransferase, with the protein MQWTVVIPLKPLARAKSRLADTAHDGLRPGLALAFAQDTVAAVLACTAVHDVAVVTNDALAARELAALGAAIVSDEPLGGLNAALAHGAAVVRTRRPDSPVAALNADLPALRPPELARVLTAAAEFPRAFLADAATVGTTLLTARPGQELLPHFGPHSRIRHQDSGAVELGLTSVNSVRQDVDTGDDLRAALALGVGTRTATAVEGLLIAGQ; encoded by the coding sequence GTGCAGTGGACAGTGGTCATACCCCTCAAACCCCTGGCTCGGGCCAAGAGCAGGCTCGCGGACACCGCCCACGACGGACTCCGCCCCGGTCTCGCCCTGGCCTTCGCCCAGGACACGGTGGCAGCGGTGCTCGCCTGCACGGCGGTCCACGATGTGGCGGTCGTCACGAACGACGCCCTGGCCGCCCGTGAGCTGGCGGCCCTGGGAGCCGCGATCGTCTCCGACGAGCCCCTGGGCGGCCTGAACGCCGCTCTGGCGCACGGAGCGGCGGTCGTACGGACTCGACGGCCCGACAGCCCTGTAGCCGCCCTGAACGCCGATCTGCCGGCCCTGCGCCCCCCGGAGCTTGCCCGCGTCCTGACTGCCGCCGCCGAATTCCCGCGCGCCTTCCTCGCGGACGCGGCCACCGTCGGCACCACTCTGCTGACCGCCCGGCCCGGTCAGGAATTGCTTCCGCATTTCGGTCCGCATTCCCGTATCCGCCACCAGGACTCCGGCGCCGTGGAACTCGGACTCACCTCGGTGAATTCCGTACGCCAGGACGTGGACACCGGCGACGATCTGCGGGCGGCGCTCGCCCTGGGCGTGGGGACACGGACGGCGACCGCCGTCGAGGGACTGCTGATCGCGGGCCAGTAG
- a CDS encoding lysophospholipid acyltransferase family protein, translating to MPRRRIGFWYRLAAVICKPPLVVLINRDWRGMENIPAAGGFITAVNHNSHADPFAYAHYQYNSGRVPRFLAKSGLFRKGFVGTMMRGTGQIPVYRETTDALSAFRAAIAAVERGECVVFYPEGTITRDPDQWPMTGKTGAARVALQTRCPVIPVAQWGANELLPPYARKLNLLPRKTHHVLAGPPVDLTRFYDKEMSPDLLKETTEVIMAAVTRLLEEIRGEKAPEIPYDPRQERIEQRRRTAAEEAQDALDAQERAVARAAGEGPRAQSAAVHETAVHEAAVQEAAVPEAAETREVQEEGQGK from the coding sequence GTGCCCCGCCGCAGAATCGGCTTCTGGTACCGCCTCGCGGCGGTCATCTGCAAACCGCCGTTGGTGGTTCTGATCAACCGGGACTGGCGCGGAATGGAGAACATTCCGGCGGCGGGCGGATTTATCACCGCGGTGAACCACAATTCGCATGCGGACCCCTTCGCCTACGCGCACTACCAGTACAACAGCGGCCGTGTTCCGCGTTTTCTGGCGAAGAGCGGGCTTTTCAGGAAGGGATTCGTCGGCACCATGATGCGTGGCACCGGACAGATCCCCGTCTACCGCGAGACCACCGACGCGCTGAGCGCCTTCCGTGCCGCGATCGCCGCCGTGGAGCGCGGCGAATGCGTCGTCTTCTATCCCGAGGGCACCATCACCCGCGATCCGGACCAGTGGCCCATGACCGGCAAGACCGGCGCGGCCCGGGTCGCCCTGCAGACCAGGTGCCCGGTGATCCCGGTGGCCCAGTGGGGCGCGAACGAACTGCTGCCGCCGTACGCCAGGAAGCTCAACCTCCTTCCGCGCAAGACCCACCATGTCCTCGCGGGCCCGCCCGTGGACCTGACGCGGTTCTACGACAAGGAGATGAGCCCCGACCTCCTGAAGGAGACGACGGAGGTCATCATGGCCGCGGTCACCCGCCTGCTGGAGGAGATCCGCGGCGAGAAGGCGCCCGAGATCCCCTACGACCCGCGCCAGGAGCGGATCGAGCAGCGCCGCCGCACGGCCGCGGAAGAGGCGCAGGACGCGCTGGACGCGCAGGAGAGAGCCGTCGCCCGGGCGGCCGGAGAAGGACCGCGGGCGCAGTCGGCGGCCGTGCACGAAACCGCGGTGCACGAAGCCGCGGTGCAAGAAGCCGCAGTGCCAGAAGCAGCAGAAACACGGGAAGTTCAGGAAGAGGGGCAGGGCAAGTGA
- a CDS encoding NAD(P)H-dependent glycerol-3-phosphate dehydrogenase — protein MSEPVKAAVFSAGSWGTAFGMVLADAGCEVTLWARRPELAEAINSTRTNPDYFPGVELPENLRATTDPAEAARDADFTILSIPSQTLRGNLAEWTPLLAPDTVLVSLMKGVELGSAMRMSEVIEDVAKVGQDRIAVVTGPNLAREIAARMPAAAVVACTDDAVAQRLQSICHTPYFRPYTNTDVVGCELGGAVKNVIGLAVGIADGMGLGDNAKGSLITRGLAETTRLGLAMGADPLTFAGLAGLGDLVATCSSPLSRNHTFGTNLGRGMTLQETIAVTKQTAEGVKSCESVLDLARRHGVDMPITETVVGIVHEGKPPVVALKELMSRSAKPERR, from the coding sequence GTGAGCGAGCCGGTCAAGGCGGCGGTGTTCAGCGCTGGATCATGGGGGACCGCCTTCGGCATGGTGCTCGCCGACGCCGGCTGCGAGGTGACCCTGTGGGCGCGGCGCCCCGAACTCGCCGAGGCGATCAACTCCACGCGGACGAACCCGGACTACTTCCCGGGTGTCGAACTCCCGGAGAACCTCCGTGCCACCACGGACCCGGCGGAGGCAGCGCGCGACGCCGACTTCACGATACTCAGCATCCCCTCGCAGACCCTGCGCGGGAATCTGGCCGAGTGGACACCCCTGCTCGCCCCCGACACGGTCCTCGTCTCCCTCATGAAGGGTGTCGAACTCGGTTCCGCGATGCGGATGAGCGAGGTCATCGAGGACGTCGCCAAGGTGGGCCAGGACCGCATCGCGGTCGTCACGGGCCCCAACCTCGCCCGGGAGATCGCCGCCCGGATGCCGGCCGCCGCCGTGGTCGCCTGCACGGACGACGCCGTGGCCCAGCGACTCCAGAGCATCTGCCACACCCCGTACTTCCGCCCGTACACCAACACCGACGTGGTCGGCTGTGAACTGGGCGGCGCCGTCAAGAACGTGATCGGTCTGGCCGTCGGTATCGCGGACGGCATGGGCCTCGGCGACAACGCGAAGGGTTCGCTCATCACGCGAGGCCTCGCCGAGACCACCCGCCTCGGCCTCGCGATGGGCGCCGACCCGCTCACCTTCGCCGGACTGGCGGGCCTGGGCGACCTGGTGGCGACCTGCTCCTCGCCCCTCTCGCGCAACCACACCTTCGGCACCAACCTCGGCAGGGGCATGACCCTCCAGGAGACCATCGCGGTCACCAAGCAGACCGCCGAGGGCGTCAAGTCCTGTGAGAGCGTGCTGGATCTGGCCCGCAGGCACGGTGTCGACATGCCGATCACGGAGACGGTCGTCGGCATCGTGCACGAGGGGAAGCCTCCCGTCGTGGCTCTCAAGGAACTGATGTCGCGCAGCGCCAAGCCCGAACGACGCTGA
- a CDS encoding D-alanine--D-alanine ligase family protein, whose translation MSTENLPQSPGQPSRKPRVAVVFGGRSSEHGISVVTAGAVLRAIDRTKYDVLPIGITQDGRWALTADEPERMAIVDRKAPNVDQLAESREGGVVLPVDPSNREVVYSEPGSVPKALGEVDVVFPVLHGPYGEDGTLQGLLELSGVPYVGAGVLASAVGQDKEYMKRVFTSFGLKVGPYVVIRPREWERDESAARKKIIDFAGEHGWPLFVKPARAGSSFGITKVDELSGLDEAIAEAQRHDPKIIVEAALRGREIECGVLEFEDGPRASVPAEIPPVQAHAFYDFEAKYIDSADGIVPAPLTEDQTAEVRRLAVEAFDAASCEGLVRADFFLTEDGEFVINEINTMPGFTPISMYPRMWQETGVDYPELVDRLVQAALRRSTGLR comes from the coding sequence ATGAGCACCGAGAACCTCCCCCAGAGCCCCGGGCAGCCGTCCCGTAAGCCGCGTGTGGCCGTCGTCTTCGGCGGTCGCAGTTCCGAACACGGGATCTCCGTGGTCACCGCCGGCGCCGTGCTGCGTGCCATCGACCGGACGAAGTACGACGTCCTGCCGATCGGCATCACCCAGGACGGCCGCTGGGCGCTCACCGCGGACGAACCGGAGCGCATGGCGATCGTCGACCGCAAGGCGCCGAACGTCGACCAGCTCGCCGAGTCGAGGGAGGGCGGAGTGGTCCTCCCCGTCGACCCGTCGAACCGCGAAGTCGTCTACAGCGAACCGGGATCGGTGCCCAAGGCCCTCGGCGAGGTGGACGTCGTCTTCCCCGTGCTGCACGGCCCGTACGGCGAGGACGGCACCCTCCAGGGGCTGCTGGAGCTCTCCGGTGTCCCGTACGTCGGCGCGGGCGTGCTCGCCTCTGCCGTCGGCCAGGACAAGGAGTACATGAAGCGGGTGTTCACGTCGTTCGGCCTCAAGGTCGGCCCGTACGTGGTGATCCGGCCGCGTGAGTGGGAGCGCGACGAGTCGGCCGCCCGCAAGAAGATCATCGACTTCGCCGGCGAGCACGGCTGGCCGCTGTTCGTGAAGCCCGCGCGCGCGGGATCGTCGTTCGGCATCACCAAGGTCGACGAGCTGAGCGGCCTCGACGAGGCGATCGCCGAGGCCCAGCGCCACGACCCGAAGATCATCGTGGAGGCCGCGCTGCGCGGGCGCGAGATCGAGTGCGGGGTGCTGGAGTTCGAGGACGGCCCGCGTGCCTCCGTACCCGCCGAGATCCCGCCCGTTCAGGCGCACGCCTTCTACGACTTCGAGGCCAAGTACATCGACTCGGCCGACGGCATCGTCCCGGCCCCCCTCACCGAGGACCAGACGGCGGAGGTCCGCCGCCTCGCGGTCGAGGCCTTCGACGCGGCGTCCTGCGAGGGTCTCGTCCGCGCGGACTTCTTCCTCACGGAGGACGGCGAGTTCGTCATCAACGAGATCAACACGATGCCCGGCTTCACCCCGATCTCCATGTACCCGAGGATGTGGCAGGAGACGGGAGTGGACTATCCCGAGCTGGTGGATCGCCTGGTGCAGGCGGCGCTGCGCCGCTCAACAGGCCTGAGGTGA
- a CDS encoding DUF3515 domain-containing protein, whose product MNFLRHRPLALPALALLIVVTGCSSADDSAAVTVPVPDGKAAKLCRNLDKSLPSKVDGLSRDDPEPRSALTAGWGSSPAIILRCGVVRPPRMTDPKVATGADPDAVGGEVNGVGWLMEKRDDGSSRFTTSSRLAYVEVTVPSGRDTSGALVDLAAAIKKAVPEGIAN is encoded by the coding sequence GTGAACTTCTTGCGTCACCGGCCGCTCGCTCTGCCCGCGCTCGCCCTGTTGATCGTCGTCACGGGCTGCTCCTCAGCAGACGACAGCGCCGCGGTCACGGTTCCCGTGCCGGACGGGAAGGCCGCGAAGCTGTGCCGGAACCTGGACAAGTCGCTGCCGTCGAAGGTGGACGGCCTGAGCCGCGACGATCCCGAGCCCCGGTCCGCACTGACCGCGGGCTGGGGCAGCAGCCCGGCGATCATACTGCGCTGCGGTGTCGTACGGCCGCCCAGGATGACCGACCCCAAGGTCGCCACCGGTGCGGATCCGGATGCGGTGGGGGGTGAGGTGAACGGGGTCGGGTGGCTGATGGAGAAGCGGGACGACGGGTCGTCCCGCTTCACGACTTCGTCGCGGCTCGCCTATGTCGAGGTGACTGTTCCGTCGGGTCGGGACACCTCGGGGGCGCTTGTCGATCTGGCTGCGGCCATCAAGAAGGCAGTGCCGGAAGGGATTGCCAACTAG
- a CDS encoding Lrp/AsnC family transcriptional regulator, translating to MVQAYILIQTEVGKASTVAETISKIPGVTQAEDVTGPYDVIVRAQADTVDDLGRMVVAKVQQVDGITRTLTCPVVHL from the coding sequence GTGGTACAGGCGTACATCCTGATCCAGACCGAGGTCGGCAAAGCGTCGACCGTCGCCGAGACGATCAGCAAGATCCCGGGGGTGACCCAGGCCGAGGACGTGACAGGACCGTACGACGTGATTGTGCGCGCCCAGGCCGACACCGTGGACGACCTCGGCCGCATGGTGGTCGCGAAGGTCCAGCAAGTGGACGGCATCACCCGCACTCTGACCTGCCCGGTGGTGCACCTGTAG
- a CDS encoding thiamine-phosphate kinase yields MKGTVGELGEFGLIRELTSRLTTTPAVRVGPGDDAAVVAAPDRRVVASTDILLEGRHFRRDWSTAYDVGRKAAAQNLADIAAMGAVPTALLLGLVVPAELPVTWPVELMDGLRDEAQVAGAAVVGGDVVRGDTIMVSITALGDLRNHEPVIRGGARPGDVVAVTGWLGWSAAGHAVLSRGFRSPRAFVEAHRRPEPPYHAGPAAAGLGATAMCDVSDGLIADLGHIAEASKVRIDIRSGAIDIPTQMNDIGQAVGVDPMQWVLTGGEDHAIVATFPPDVKLPARWKVIGEVLNPSALPQVTVDGAPWTSKGGWDHFADIES; encoded by the coding sequence ATGAAGGGCACTGTGGGCGAACTGGGGGAGTTCGGGCTCATCAGGGAGCTCACCTCCCGGCTCACCACCACCCCGGCGGTCCGGGTCGGTCCCGGCGACGACGCCGCCGTGGTCGCCGCGCCCGACCGCAGGGTCGTGGCGAGCACCGACATCCTCCTGGAAGGGCGGCACTTCCGCCGCGACTGGTCCACCGCGTACGACGTGGGCCGCAAGGCAGCCGCCCAGAACCTCGCGGACATCGCCGCCATGGGCGCCGTACCGACCGCGCTGCTCCTCGGCCTGGTCGTCCCCGCCGAACTCCCGGTCACCTGGCCCGTCGAACTGATGGACGGTCTGCGGGACGAGGCCCAGGTCGCGGGCGCCGCCGTGGTCGGCGGTGATGTCGTACGGGGGGACACGATCATGGTCTCCATCACCGCGCTCGGTGATCTCCGCAACCACGAGCCGGTGATCCGCGGTGGTGCACGGCCCGGTGACGTCGTCGCCGTGACGGGCTGGCTGGGCTGGTCGGCGGCCGGGCACGCGGTGCTCTCGCGCGGCTTCCGCTCGCCGCGCGCCTTCGTCGAGGCCCACCGTCGTCCCGAACCGCCGTATCACGCGGGCCCGGCGGCGGCCGGCCTCGGCGCGACCGCGATGTGCGACGTGAGCGACGGGCTGATCGCCGACCTCGGGCACATCGCCGAGGCCAGCAAGGTCCGTATCGACATCCGTTCGGGCGCGATCGACATCCCCACCCAGATGAACGACATCGGGCAGGCCGTGGGCGTCGACCCCATGCAGTGGGTGCTCACCGGCGGCGAGGACCACGCGATCGTGGCGACCTTCCCGCCGGACGTGAAGCTGCCCGCCCGCTGGAAGGTGATCGGCGAGGTCCTCAACCCGTCGGCGCTGCCCCAGGTGACGGTCGACGGGGCACCGTGGACCAGCAAGGGCGGCTGGGACCACTTCGCGGACATCGAGTCGTGA
- the thiD gene encoding bifunctional hydroxymethylpyrimidine kinase/phosphomethylpyrimidine kinase, producing the protein MTALPRVLTVAGSDSGGGAGIQADLKTMLALGVHGMSVLTAVTAQNSLGVQGAWELPVEAVRAQYRSVVGDIGVTAVKTGMLASAELVEAVAELIAATDVPTVVDPVGVSKHGDPLLAASALDSVRTLLLPVATVATPNLDEVAQLTGVRVESEGQLREAAAAVLAYGPKWALIKGGHLPGEAVDLLTDGSEEHWLRAPRLDNRHTHGTGCTLASAIASGLAKGESVPEAVAAAKEYVTGAIAAGFALGGGIGPVDHGWRFRA; encoded by the coding sequence GTGACCGCGCTTCCGCGCGTCCTCACGGTCGCGGGCTCCGACTCCGGTGGCGGCGCCGGGATCCAGGCCGACCTGAAGACGATGCTGGCGCTCGGAGTGCACGGCATGAGCGTGCTCACGGCGGTCACCGCGCAGAACTCCCTGGGCGTACAGGGTGCTTGGGAGCTGCCGGTGGAGGCGGTGCGGGCCCAGTACCGCAGCGTCGTCGGCGACATCGGAGTGACCGCGGTGAAGACCGGGATGCTCGCCTCGGCCGAACTGGTCGAGGCGGTCGCCGAGTTGATCGCGGCGACGGACGTGCCGACGGTCGTCGACCCGGTGGGCGTCTCCAAGCACGGGGACCCGCTGCTGGCCGCGTCCGCACTCGATTCCGTACGGACGCTGCTGCTGCCGGTGGCGACCGTGGCGACGCCGAACCTCGACGAGGTGGCGCAGCTCACGGGCGTACGCGTCGAGTCGGAGGGCCAACTGCGCGAGGCCGCTGCCGCCGTGCTGGCGTACGGGCCGAAGTGGGCGCTGATCAAGGGCGGCCATCTGCCGGGCGAGGCCGTCGACCTGCTGACGGACGGGTCCGAGGAGCACTGGCTGCGCGCCCCGCGCCTCGACAACCGGCACACGCACGGCACGGGCTGCACGCTGGCGTCGGCCATCGCGTCGGGGCTGGCGAAGGGCGAGTCGGTACCGGAGGCGGTGGCGGCGGCGAAGGAGTACGTCACCGGGGCGATCGCGGCCGGGTTCGCTCTGGGGGGCGGGATCGGTCCGGTGGACCACGGGTGGCGGTTCCGGGCGTAG
- the rpmB gene encoding 50S ribosomal protein L28 — protein MAANCDVCGKGPGFGNSISHSHRRTPRRWNPNIQRVRTVVGGTPKRVNACTSCIKAGKVSR, from the coding sequence GTGGCTGCCAACTGCGACGTCTGCGGCAAGGGGCCGGGCTTCGGCAACAGCATCTCCCACTCGCACCGCCGTACACCCCGTCGCTGGAACCCGAACATCCAGCGCGTACGTACCGTGGTCGGTGGGACGCCGAAGCGCGTGAACGCTTGCACCTCGTGCATCAAGGCCGGCAAGGTCTCGCGCTGA
- a CDS encoding DAK2 domain-containing protein, which translates to MPQVPQTFFDALAVRTWCGLALAALGRAREEIDAINVYPVADGDTGTNLYLTLESACAAVEAAFAGHETGAGPTGTAGAPTLADATRAMAHGALIGARGNSGTILAQLLRGMAQVLAADADGGSARIDGPGLCLALRHAAEAARQAVAHPVEGTVLTVASAAADAATEAEGDCGTVARAAYEGASAALAATPGQLAVLGRAGVVDAGGRGLVAVLGALVETFTGEAPGGGATGAAWAARVRVPARSDALGTATPVPDGPDDCAEDASGPAFEVIYLLEAEDTAVARLRERLDRLGDSLVVVGGDGLWNVHVHVDDAGAAVEAGVEAGRPYRIRITHFGIGDVHTGGVGRPPRERVQRAVVAVVPGEGLAGLYGEAGATIVLARPGEPPASGELVEAVRRAHAREVVLLPNDADLRHTAAAAAEQARTEGIRVALIPTRSAVQGIAALAVHEPERRFDEDVVAMTSAAGATRYAELAVAERQSWTMAGICQTGDVLGLIDGDVAVIGSDVTATAEAVIDRMLQAGGEMVTLVLGDEAPEDIAGHLEARVREGYLAVDTVVYRGGRQGALLLIGVE; encoded by the coding sequence GTGCCGCAGGTGCCGCAGACATTCTTCGATGCTCTCGCGGTCCGCACCTGGTGCGGACTCGCGCTGGCCGCGCTCGGGCGGGCGCGCGAGGAGATCGACGCGATCAATGTCTACCCGGTCGCCGACGGGGACACCGGCACCAACCTCTATCTGACGCTGGAGTCGGCGTGCGCGGCGGTCGAGGCCGCCTTCGCCGGGCACGAGACGGGGGCCGGACCGACTGGCACGGCCGGGGCTCCGACCCTGGCCGACGCGACCCGGGCGATGGCCCACGGCGCGCTGATAGGGGCGCGCGGCAACTCCGGCACGATCCTGGCGCAGCTGCTGCGCGGCATGGCCCAGGTGCTGGCCGCCGACGCGGACGGTGGGAGCGCTCGCATCGACGGCCCCGGCCTGTGCCTGGCCCTGCGGCACGCGGCGGAGGCCGCCCGGCAGGCCGTGGCCCACCCGGTCGAGGGCACGGTCCTCACGGTCGCCTCCGCGGCGGCCGACGCCGCGACGGAGGCGGAGGGCGACTGCGGGACGGTGGCAAGAGCCGCGTACGAGGGCGCCTCGGCCGCGTTGGCCGCCACCCCGGGCCAGCTGGCCGTCCTGGGGCGCGCGGGCGTCGTCGACGCGGGCGGACGGGGACTGGTGGCGGTGCTCGGGGCGCTGGTGGAGACGTTCACGGGGGAGGCGCCGGGAGGTGGCGCGACAGGGGCCGCGTGGGCGGCACGCGTGCGCGTGCCGGCTCGTTCCGACGCCCTTGGGACGGCGACGCCGGTGCCCGACGGCCCGGACGACTGCGCGGAGGACGCCTCCGGGCCCGCCTTCGAGGTCATCTACCTCCTGGAGGCCGAGGACACGGCCGTCGCCCGGCTCCGGGAGCGGCTGGACCGGCTCGGGGACTCGCTCGTGGTGGTCGGGGGCGACGGGCTGTGGAACGTGCACGTGCACGTCGACGACGCAGGCGCCGCCGTGGAGGCGGGAGTCGAGGCGGGGCGGCCGTACCGGATCAGGATCACGCACTTCGGGATCGGTGACGTACACACCGGTGGCGTCGGACGGCCGCCCCGGGAGCGGGTGCAGCGGGCCGTCGTGGCCGTCGTGCCGGGGGAGGGGCTGGCCGGGCTGTACGGCGAGGCCGGTGCCACCATCGTGCTCGCGCGGCCCGGGGAGCCACCGGCGAGCGGGGAGCTCGTCGAGGCCGTGCGGCGGGCCCACGCGCGCGAGGTCGTCCTGCTGCCCAACGACGCCGACCTGCGCCACACCGCCGCCGCGGCGGCCGAACAGGCCCGCACGGAGGGCATCCGCGTGGCCCTGATCCCGACGCGGTCGGCGGTCCAGGGCATCGCCGCGCTCGCCGTGCACGAACCGGAACGCCGGTTCGACGAGGACGTCGTCGCGATGACCTCCGCGGCCGGCGCGACCCGCTACGCCGAACTCGCCGTCGCGGAACGCCAGTCCTGGACGATGGCCGGCATCTGCCAGACCGGTGACGTCCTCGGCCTGATCGACGGTGACGTCGCCGTGATCGGCTCGGACGTCACGGCCACCGCGGAGGCCGTCATCGACCGCATGCTCCAGGCGGGGGGTGAGATGGTCACCCTCGTCCTCGGGGACGAGGCGCCCGAGGACATCGCGGGCCACCTGGAGGCCCGGGTCCGTGAGGGGTATCTCGCCGTCGACACCGTGGTCTATCGGGGCGGGCGGCAGGGGGCGTTGCTGCTCATCGGGGTTGAGTGA